One genomic segment of Cystobacter fuscus DSM 2262 includes these proteins:
- a CDS encoding ABC transporter ATP-binding protein, which yields MSAIEVTGLRKRYRRLLRPPVDALRGVDLSVPEGSAFGLIGPNGAGKTTFIKSLLGIIQPTDGTVRVLGGSPLDAHVRARIGYLPERLHLPNSWSALGFLDMMARFKDLVPDARAHGQLLERVGLAAAARQRIGEFSKGMRQRLGLASALLGNPELLILDEPTDGIDPMGRVEVRRILQEEVRRGATLFLNSHLLAETERVCDRVAILSGGQVVRQGRLEELLRGGVRWAVRFAPGVDAGALAAAGFAPGDSEGLYHLEAPGLPELNAALDRARASGALMMELRREGQDLEQVLLSTVGVAA from the coding sequence GTGTCGGCCATCGAAGTGACGGGGTTGAGGAAGAGGTACCGGCGTCTGTTGCGTCCGCCGGTTGACGCCCTGCGAGGGGTGGATCTGAGCGTGCCGGAGGGCAGTGCCTTCGGACTCATCGGCCCCAACGGCGCGGGCAAGACGACCTTCATCAAGAGCCTGCTGGGCATCATCCAACCCACGGACGGCACCGTGCGCGTGCTGGGAGGCTCGCCTCTGGACGCCCACGTCCGCGCGCGCATCGGCTACCTGCCCGAGCGCCTGCACCTGCCCAACTCCTGGAGCGCCCTCGGCTTCCTGGACATGATGGCCCGCTTCAAGGACCTGGTGCCCGACGCCCGCGCGCACGGCCAGCTCCTCGAGCGCGTGGGCCTGGCCGCGGCCGCGCGCCAGCGCATCGGTGAGTTCTCCAAGGGCATGCGCCAGCGCCTGGGCCTCGCCTCCGCGCTGCTGGGCAACCCCGAGCTGCTCATCCTCGACGAGCCCACGGATGGAATCGATCCCATGGGCCGGGTGGAGGTGCGGCGCATCCTCCAGGAGGAGGTGCGGCGCGGGGCCACGCTCTTCCTCAACTCGCACCTGCTGGCGGAGACCGAGCGGGTGTGCGACCGGGTGGCCATCCTCTCGGGAGGCCAGGTGGTGCGGCAGGGCCGGCTGGAGGAGCTGCTGCGCGGCGGGGTGCGCTGGGCGGTGCGCTTCGCCCCGGGCGTGGACGCGGGCGCGCTGGCGGCCGCGGGCTTCGCGCCGGGAGACAGCGAGGGTCTCTACCACCTGGAGGCACCGGGGCTGCCGGAGCTGAACGCGGCGCTGGACCGGGCCCGGGCCTCGGGCGCGCTGATGATGGAATTGCGGCGCGAGGGCCAGGATCTGGAGCAGGTGTTGCTGTCCACCGTGGGAGTCGCGGCATGA
- a CDS encoding poly(ethylene terephthalate) hydrolase family protein: protein MTSDARPVRMWRGASIGALLVGAGLAVLLGLSLDTGLGFLVDALLGLLCVALASALLGGAVALLWRWARALPLLVALAVTGPALTLALLDTVVAVPLILAGALLGATVGLLSERRAPRWARLLALVGGLAVLTPTVLLLAGPGTRGPPVPVTPLPDIQPLALPHPGQRGPLSFQSLFYGSGSGRRPEYGAAVALKTAPVDASALLPEWSGADGDARTWYWGFDASALPLNAHVFLPEGAGPFPLVLVAHGNRYMTDFSEPGYAYLGEHLASHGFLTVLVDENFLNESFFADFQEEIPARAWLLLQHLRQWKSWNELPGHPFQGRVDLERIALVGHSRGGEAVALAAALNRLPHLPSDARVPLAFGFGIQAVAALAPTELYRPSARSVTMEDVSYLVVQGGHDADISAFAGLRAYARTRFTDGRYRLKSAVYAFRANHSQFNSGWGALDRYPPEGWVENRAPRLDAEAQRQAARVYVTAFLHATLGERREYVPLLRDARLAPGWLPEDVYVTRFEDSTLRPIATFEEDVRADTVTLPGASALGQELTTWREEPLTLRDTRRTPQGTTAVVLGWNHPASYELLLPPSAGALLTPAPSGRLCLSLGTRTPASVDPIVELVDALGHTAALPLSRFGALPSPLPTRLSKAEWLDDFGAAPRAEQLLQSYALPWSAFTARTPELELSRLSRIRLRLDGDGTLLLDDVGFCTSP from the coding sequence ATGACCTCCGACGCCAGACCCGTGAGGATGTGGCGCGGCGCGAGCATCGGAGCGCTGCTCGTGGGCGCCGGGCTGGCGGTGCTGCTGGGTCTGTCGCTCGACACCGGGCTGGGGTTCCTGGTGGACGCCCTGTTGGGGTTGCTGTGCGTGGCACTGGCCTCCGCGCTGCTGGGAGGCGCGGTGGCCCTGCTGTGGCGCTGGGCCCGTGCCCTCCCCCTGCTCGTGGCGCTCGCCGTCACGGGCCCCGCCCTGACCCTGGCCCTGCTCGACACCGTCGTGGCGGTGCCGCTGATCCTCGCCGGTGCCCTGCTCGGCGCCACGGTGGGCCTGCTCTCCGAGCGGAGGGCGCCCCGGTGGGCCCGGCTCCTCGCCCTCGTGGGCGGGCTCGCGGTGCTGACCCCCACCGTGCTGCTGCTCGCGGGCCCGGGGACCCGGGGGCCCCCCGTCCCCGTGACTCCGCTTCCGGACATCCAGCCCCTCGCGCTCCCCCATCCCGGCCAGCGTGGCCCCCTCTCCTTCCAGTCCCTCTTCTATGGAAGCGGGAGCGGCCGACGGCCCGAGTACGGCGCCGCGGTGGCCCTGAAGACGGCGCCCGTGGATGCCTCGGCACTGCTGCCCGAGTGGAGTGGCGCCGACGGCGATGCGCGCACCTGGTACTGGGGCTTCGACGCGAGCGCCCTGCCGCTCAACGCCCACGTCTTCCTCCCCGAGGGCGCGGGGCCGTTCCCCCTGGTGCTCGTCGCGCATGGCAACCGGTACATGACGGACTTCTCCGAGCCGGGGTACGCGTACCTGGGCGAGCACCTCGCCAGCCATGGCTTCCTCACCGTGCTCGTGGACGAGAACTTCCTCAACGAGTCCTTCTTCGCGGACTTCCAGGAGGAGATCCCCGCGCGGGCCTGGCTGCTGCTCCAACACCTGCGGCAGTGGAAGAGCTGGAACGAGCTGCCCGGCCATCCCTTCCAGGGCCGCGTCGACCTGGAGCGCATCGCCCTGGTGGGCCACTCGCGCGGCGGCGAGGCGGTGGCCCTGGCGGCGGCCCTCAATCGGCTGCCCCACCTGCCCTCGGACGCGCGCGTTCCCCTCGCCTTCGGCTTCGGCATCCAGGCGGTGGCGGCGCTGGCACCCACGGAGCTCTACCGCCCCTCGGCCCGGAGCGTGACGATGGAGGATGTCAGCTACCTCGTGGTGCAGGGCGGACACGACGCCGACATCTCCGCCTTCGCCGGCCTGCGGGCGTACGCGCGCACCCGCTTCACGGACGGACGCTACCGCCTCAAATCGGCCGTCTACGCCTTCCGGGCCAACCACAGCCAGTTCAACTCGGGCTGGGGAGCCCTGGATCGCTACCCCCCCGAGGGCTGGGTGGAGAACCGCGCGCCCCGCCTGGACGCGGAGGCCCAGCGCCAGGCCGCACGCGTCTACGTCACCGCGTTCCTGCACGCCACGCTCGGCGAGCGCCGGGAGTATGTCCCCCTGCTCCGGGACGCGCGGCTGGCGCCGGGCTGGCTCCCGGAGGACGTCTACGTCACGCGCTTCGAGGATTCCACGCTGCGGCCCATCGCCACCTTCGAGGAGGATGTCCGGGCGGATACCGTGACGCTGCCCGGAGCGAGCGCGCTCGGCCAGGAGTTGACCACGTGGCGCGAGGAGCCCCTCACCCTGCGCGACACGCGGCGCACCCCCCAGGGCACCACCGCGGTGGTGCTCGGCTGGAACCACCCCGCGAGCTATGAGCTGCTCCTGCCTCCGTCCGCCGGAGCACTCCTCACGCCCGCTCCCTCCGGACGGCTGTGCCTGTCCCTAGGCACGCGCACCCCGGCGTCCGTCGATCCGATCGTGGAGCTGGTCGACGCGCTGGGGCACACGGCCGCGCTCCCGCTGAGCCGCTTCGGTGCGCTTCCGTCGCCCCTGCCCACCCGGCTCTCCAAGGCCGAGTGGCTGGACGACTTCGGAGCCGCGCCGCGCGCCGAGCAACTCCTGCAGAGCTACGCCCTGCCCTGGTCCGCGTTCACCGCCCGGACGCCGGAGCTCGAGCTGTCACGACTCTCGCGCATCCGCCTGCGGTTGGACGGCGACGGCACGCTGCTCCTGGACGACGTGGGGTTCTGCACCTCGCCGTGA
- a CDS encoding TMEM165/GDT1 family protein: MEAIIGSFILVAASEMGDKTQLLAFSLASRFRKPWVVLAGIFVATLANHALAAAVGDIVSSYVPERVMAGILAVLFIAFGLWTLKPDTIEDTTSPARFGPFVTTVVLFFLAEMGDKTQLATVVMAARYQSLTLVTVGTTLGMMAANGPAVFLGDKLAAKVQMKWVRWTAAALFFFFGIVSLLAAVRGV, from the coding sequence ATGGAAGCGATTATCGGTTCATTCATCCTCGTGGCCGCCAGTGAGATGGGGGACAAGACCCAGCTGTTGGCCTTCTCGCTGGCGTCGCGCTTCCGCAAGCCGTGGGTGGTGCTCGCGGGCATCTTCGTGGCCACGCTGGCCAACCACGCCCTGGCCGCGGCGGTGGGAGACATCGTGTCCTCGTATGTCCCGGAGCGGGTGATGGCGGGCATCCTGGCGGTGCTCTTCATCGCCTTCGGACTGTGGACGCTCAAGCCCGACACCATCGAGGACACGACGAGCCCGGCGCGCTTCGGCCCCTTCGTGACGACCGTGGTGCTCTTCTTCCTGGCGGAGATGGGGGACAAGACGCAACTGGCCACGGTGGTGATGGCGGCGCGCTACCAGTCGCTCACGCTGGTGACGGTGGGCACCACGCTGGGGATGATGGCCGCCAATGGTCCGGCGGTGTTCCTCGGCGACAAGCTGGCGGCCAAGGTCCAGATGAAGTGGGTGCGCTGGACGGCCGCCGCGCTCTTCTTCTTCTTCGGCATCGTCTCCCTGCTGGCCGCGGTGCGGGGCGTCTGA
- a CDS encoding ribbon-helix-helix domain-containing protein, with protein MQDASASPMSPEATPASADSNGPDASESVVSTHVLVPIEQVHKLRELARRTRIHQSEYLREAVEDLLAKYVRPPNGEGTP; from the coding sequence ATGCAGGATGCCAGCGCCAGCCCGATGAGCCCCGAGGCCACCCCGGCTTCGGCCGATTCGAACGGTCCCGACGCCTCGGAGTCCGTGGTCTCCACCCACGTGCTCGTCCCCATCGAGCAGGTCCACAAGCTGCGTGAGCTCGCCCGCCGCACCCGGATCCACCAGAGCGAGTACCTGCGTGAGGCCGTGGAGGATCTGCTCGCCAAGTACGTCCGTCCTCCCAACGGGGAAGGCACGCCGTGA